The Flavobacterium jumunjinense genome includes a region encoding these proteins:
- a CDS encoding T9SS type A sorting domain-containing protein — MKSLKIKLLKKVQFAFIAFLYCFYCHNYEILAQNQLYTTTFDLSTLNGSNGFEVSGLSTNLQFGAESQFIGDINNDGLEDIAFGSGTATASGLQYAGAAYIIFGSSVPYPSPFDLSTLDGSNGFTVDGIAYDERRGATITGPGDINGDGIDDLIIGSSSTSPDEIVIYGTTSFPALITINDINSTNGFLIDSPGSNQIAGLGDVNGDGINDFIIGTRHWSGQAWIIFGRSSNFPTAIDASWLDGTKGFKTSSFPGSRPSYKVGGAGDINNDGFKDILIGNWDSTDPAISYLLFGKETPFSPLVDLTTLDGTDGFSIDNNGGNFLTFVGTLGDINNDGIDDFFSETNAIYGSTDPFPAHFPLSSLNGTDGFTLPGQLTSAGIGDINIDGIDDFISVYGSGGRAYIVFGSTSGFPNPINETTLNGVNGFIIEGLNPTNIARPVSGNGDINGDGISDFVVSSPYTPTTQIGKSYVIFGGDHYAMPLNIGYPQTENVTPTALTLIVNGPETGTIHYAIFPGNNAGTVTHNDILNGTGAIANGNFLMNVQNGNVNNVVSSLPANASFDVYLFLEDNAGNWTQIYDLNNVLDNEDFILSETDIYPNPTTSSINVNLTTDATYQLITINGQVIQKGELINGKNAVDMSSLSKGLYFLYVKTDAGTATKKIMKK; from the coding sequence CCTAAAAATCAAACTATTAAAAAAGGTACAATTTGCTTTTATTGCATTTCTATATTGCTTTTACTGTCATAACTATGAAATACTAGCACAAAATCAACTCTATACAACAACATTTGATCTTAGTACTTTAAACGGTAGTAATGGATTTGAAGTTTCTGGACTCTCAACAAATTTACAATTTGGTGCAGAAAGTCAGTTTATAGGAGACATTAACAACGATGGGCTAGAAGATATTGCATTTGGTTCTGGAACTGCAACAGCAAGTGGCTTACAATATGCAGGTGCAGCGTATATTATTTTTGGATCTAGCGTTCCTTACCCTAGTCCGTTTGACTTATCAACTTTAGACGGATCCAATGGTTTTACTGTAGACGGTATAGCTTATGATGAAAGACGAGGAGCAACAATAACAGGACCTGGTGACATTAATGGAGACGGAATTGATGATTTAATCATTGGGTCTAGCAGTACATCTCCAGATGAAATTGTCATTTATGGGACAACTTCTTTTCCTGCTTTAATAACAATTAATGATATTAATAGCACTAATGGCTTTTTAATTGATTCACCAGGAAGTAATCAAATAGCTGGTTTAGGTGACGTTAACGGTGATGGAATTAACGATTTCATTATTGGCACTCGACATTGGTCAGGACAAGCATGGATTATTTTTGGTCGTTCAAGCAATTTTCCAACAGCAATTGATGCCTCTTGGTTAGATGGCACAAAAGGTTTTAAAACCAGTAGTTTTCCTGGCTCAAGACCATCTTACAAAGTTGGAGGAGCAGGCGACATAAATAATGATGGATTCAAAGATATTCTTATTGGAAATTGGGATTCAACTGACCCAGCTATTAGCTATTTACTTTTTGGAAAAGAAACACCATTTTCTCCTTTGGTGGATTTAACAACTTTAGACGGAACTGATGGATTCAGTATTGATAACAATGGAGGAAACTTTTTAACCTTTGTAGGTACTTTAGGTGATATTAACAATGATGGTATTGATGATTTTTTCTCAGAAACAAATGCGATATACGGAAGTACTGATCCTTTTCCTGCCCATTTTCCTTTAAGTAGTTTAAACGGAACAGACGGATTTACACTTCCTGGACAATTAACATCTGCTGGTATTGGAGACATAAATATAGACGGTATTGATGATTTCATTTCAGTATATGGAAGTGGTGGTCGTGCATATATTGTTTTTGGAAGTACTAGCGGTTTTCCAAATCCAATAAACGAAACTACACTAAATGGAGTAAATGGTTTTATTATAGAAGGACTAAACCCAACCAATATAGCTCGTCCTGTTAGCGGTAATGGAGATATAAATGGAGATGGAATATCCGATTTTGTTGTAAGTAGTCCATATACACCAACCACACAAATAGGGAAATCTTATGTTATTTTTGGAGGAGACCATTATGCGATGCCTTTAAATATTGGATATCCACAAACTGAAAATGTGACACCTACAGCGCTTACTTTGATTGTTAATGGTCCAGAAACAGGAACAATTCACTATGCTATTTTCCCAGGAAACAACGCAGGAACAGTAACCCACAATGACATCCTTAATGGAACTGGAGCAATTGCAAATGGTAATTTCTTAATGAATGTCCAAAATGGAAATGTCAATAATGTTGTTTCTTCTTTACCTGCAAATGCATCTTTTGATGTATATTTATTCCTAGAAGATAATGCTGGAAATTGGACGCAGATATACGATTTAAATAATGTTTTAGATAATGAAGATTTTATCCTTTCTGAAACAGATATTTATCCCAATCCAACAACTTCTAGCATTAATGTAAATCTTACTACTGACGCTACTTATCAATTAATAACTATAAACGGACAAGTAATTCAAAAAGGAGAGCTAATAAACGGTAAAAATGCAGTAGATATGTCTAGCCTATCAAAAGGTCTATACTTTTTGTATGTAAAAACAGATGCGGGCACTGCAACTAAAAAAATTATGAAAAAATAA